In Companilactobacillus allii, one genomic interval encodes:
- a CDS encoding aminotransferase class I/II-fold pyridoxal phosphate-dependent enzyme yields MKKNLISLMKPEVLALKQQDIFKFNARAKGIPNVINMTIGEPNFPTPDHVKLGAIKAIEENKTHYTVPEGNHELLAAVANYLNVKYGLDYDPLTQIVATTGVTEGVFSAFNAILQPGDEVLIPSPSFTIYGPDASFNKATPVYIDTSKTGFKVTPEVLDQIMTTHPKIKIFLINFPSNPTGVSYTHDELVELSDILRKYDVFVLSDEIYSELTYNYKHESFASFLPEQTILLNGLSKSHAMTGWRFGVVCGPADIVAQINKIHELATTSITSITQAAALEAYTNGFDDPIAMREQYCARRDVLEAGLTKLGFKCPDPDGAFYLFGKIPDGLDQDDVQLCNDILDEEHLAILPGSFFGVGGAGYIRFSYASSMENINGCISKLGDFIKNHTHANETTA; encoded by the coding sequence ATGAAGAAAAATTTAATTTCATTAATGAAACCAGAAGTTTTGGCTCTAAAACAACAGGATATCTTTAAGTTTAATGCACGCGCTAAGGGTATTCCTAATGTTATCAATATGACTATTGGTGAACCTAATTTTCCAACACCAGATCATGTGAAATTGGGTGCAATCAAGGCAATTGAAGAGAACAAAACTCATTACACAGTTCCAGAAGGTAATCACGAACTATTAGCTGCTGTAGCGAATTATTTGAATGTTAAATATGGACTAGATTATGATCCATTGACTCAAATCGTTGCTACAACTGGTGTAACGGAAGGCGTTTTCTCTGCGTTTAATGCAATATTACAACCAGGTGATGAAGTATTGATTCCTTCACCATCATTCACTATTTATGGTCCAGATGCTAGTTTTAATAAAGCAACTCCTGTTTATATAGATACTTCTAAGACAGGCTTTAAAGTTACTCCAGAAGTATTGGATCAGATTATGACGACCCATCCAAAAATCAAGATATTTTTGATAAACTTCCCAAGTAATCCGACTGGTGTCAGCTATACTCATGATGAGTTAGTTGAGTTATCAGACATACTAAGAAAATATGATGTTTTTGTTTTAAGTGACGAAATTTATAGTGAATTAACGTATAATTATAAGCATGAATCATTCGCAAGCTTCTTGCCAGAACAGACTATTTTACTCAATGGGCTTTCTAAGTCTCATGCAATGACAGGATGGCGTTTTGGTGTAGTGTGTGGTCCAGCTGATATCGTGGCTCAAATTAATAAGATTCACGAGTTAGCAACGACTTCTATTACTTCAATTACTCAAGCTGCTGCACTGGAAGCATATACGAATGGATTCGATGATCCTATTGCTATGCGCGAACAATACTGTGCGAGAAGGGATGTCTTAGAGGCTGGTTTAACTAAACTTGGCTTCAAGTGTCCAGATCCAGATGGAGCCTTCTATTTATTTGGTAAGATTCCTGACGGATTAGATCAAGACGATGTGCAGTTATGCAATGATATTCTAGATGAAGAACATCTGGCAATTTTACCGGGTAGTTTCTTTGGAGTTGGTGGAGCTGGTTATATTCGTTTCAGCTATGCATCAAGTATGGAGAATATCAATGGTTGTATTTCTAAGTTAGGTGACTTTATCAAGAATCATACTCACGCTAACGAAACTACTGCGTAA
- a CDS encoding glycosyltransferase family 2 protein produces MFKLSIVVPCYNEQEVLHETTKELTQIVNNLINEKKITATSKVVFVDDGSRDKTWSLIDEYSSENDLISGVKLSRNFGHQGALLAGVTAASKDSDAVITIDADLQDDVNAIPKMVDKFIEGSEVVYGVRNNRDTDSSFKRGTAELFYKFMGWLGVKLVPDSADFRLMSKRACEVLLSYKETNLFLRGIVPMVGFKSDKVYYARKERFAGESKYPLKKMIKFAADGITSFSIVPIKMIMGLGFFIVLISIFLLIYTIVQKINGQVVSGWPSMMISIWALGGVQLICISVIGEYVGKIFSEVKHRPRFTIERDIYTEKTLKENKR; encoded by the coding sequence TTGTTTAAGCTAAGTATTGTTGTACCTTGTTATAACGAACAGGAAGTACTTCATGAGACAACAAAGGAATTAACACAAATCGTTAACAACCTTATTAATGAGAAAAAAATAACGGCTACCAGTAAAGTGGTGTTCGTTGATGATGGTAGTAGAGATAAGACTTGGAGTTTAATTGATGAGTATTCCAGCGAAAATGATCTGATCAGTGGTGTTAAATTGAGTCGTAATTTTGGACATCAAGGAGCACTACTCGCTGGTGTAACAGCTGCTTCTAAGGATTCTGATGCAGTTATCACTATTGATGCTGATCTGCAAGATGATGTTAATGCGATTCCTAAAATGGTCGATAAATTTATCGAGGGCTCAGAAGTTGTCTATGGCGTTCGTAATAATCGTGATACAGATAGTTCGTTTAAACGTGGTACAGCTGAACTCTTCTACAAGTTCATGGGATGGTTAGGTGTTAAACTGGTACCTGATTCTGCTGACTTCCGCTTGATGAGTAAGCGAGCCTGTGAAGTGTTATTGAGTTATAAGGAAACGAATTTATTTTTGCGTGGAATCGTTCCAATGGTTGGTTTCAAGTCTGATAAAGTATATTATGCGAGAAAAGAAAGATTCGCTGGAGAATCAAAATATCCACTAAAAAAGATGATAAAGTTTGCGGCAGACGGAATTACGTCATTTTCAATTGTTCCTATTAAGATGATAATGGGATTAGGATTTTTTATAGTGTTGATCAGTATCTTCTTACTGATATATACCATTGTCCAAAAGATAAACGGACAAGTTGTATCTGGTTGGCCATCAATGATGATCTCGATTTGGGCACTTGGTGGAGTACAACTGATCTGTATTAGTGTGATTGGTGAGTACGTTGGTAAGATATTCAGTGAAGTTAAGCACCGTCCAAGATTTACTATTGAACGAGATATTTATACAGAGAAAACTTTGAAAGAAAATAAGAGGTAG
- a CDS encoding nicotinate phosphoribosyltransferase encodes MTQYQDEGLTLHTDYYELNMMYTYWKKGLHNRNAVFECFFRSLPFDNGFAIFAGLDHVIDYLNNLKFSDSDIEYLREYGEFDEEFLSWLKDFKFSCTIRSAKEGDLVFNEEPIFQVEGPLAQCQLIETAVLNMINYQTLVATKAARIKTVCGDDPVLEFGSRRAQEVDAALWGSRASYIGGFDATSNVLAGKLFGIPISGTHAHALVQTYRNEYEAFKAYAETHKNCVFLVDTYDTLKSGVPNAIKVAKEMGDRINFQGVRIDSGDMAYISKRVREQLDEAGFTDAKVYASNDLDEKTILNLKMQGAKIDVWGIGTKNITAFDQPALGAVYKLVSIEDDRGNMMDTLKLSSNAVKISTPGKKQVWRITNNEKNNKSEGDYVTLWNENPREHSSLYMFHPQYTYINKTVEDFQAEPLLHDIFEDGKQIYTSPSVQDIRDYCAKNLDSLWDEYKRILNPQVYPVDLSSKLYSHKMKYIEKIRNDVNNIRIGD; translated from the coding sequence ATGACTCAATACCAAGACGAAGGTTTGACTTTACATACAGATTATTATGAATTGAATATGATGTATACATATTGGAAGAAGGGATTACATAATCGAAATGCCGTTTTTGAATGCTTTTTCAGAAGCTTACCATTTGATAATGGATTCGCTATATTTGCTGGATTAGATCACGTTATCGATTATTTGAATAATCTGAAGTTTTCAGATTCAGATATCGAATACTTACGTGAATACGGTGAGTTCGATGAAGAGTTTCTATCTTGGCTAAAGGATTTTAAATTCAGCTGTACAATTCGTTCTGCAAAAGAGGGGGATTTGGTTTTCAATGAAGAACCAATTTTCCAAGTGGAAGGACCCCTTGCACAATGTCAGTTAATCGAAACAGCTGTATTAAATATGATCAATTATCAAACTCTAGTTGCTACTAAAGCTGCTCGTATCAAGACAGTTTGTGGGGATGATCCTGTATTGGAGTTTGGTTCTAGACGTGCTCAAGAAGTTGATGCAGCACTTTGGGGTAGTCGTGCTTCATATATCGGTGGATTTGATGCAACAAGTAATGTTCTTGCCGGTAAGTTGTTCGGTATTCCTATCTCAGGTACACATGCACATGCGCTAGTACAGACTTATCGTAACGAGTATGAAGCGTTTAAGGCATATGCAGAGACCCATAAGAACTGTGTATTCTTAGTTGATACATATGACACGTTAAAGAGCGGTGTTCCGAATGCAATCAAGGTTGCTAAGGAAATGGGCGATAGGATCAATTTTCAAGGTGTTCGAATTGATTCAGGTGATATGGCTTATATTTCTAAGCGTGTCCGTGAACAATTGGACGAAGCTGGATTCACTGATGCTAAGGTCTATGCTTCAAATGACCTAGATGAAAAGACGATTCTTAACTTGAAGATGCAAGGTGCCAAGATCGATGTTTGGGGTATTGGTACTAAGAATATCACGGCATTTGATCAACCTGCTCTAGGTGCTGTATACAAGTTGGTAAGTATTGAAGATGATCGTGGTAACATGATGGATACTTTGAAATTATCAAGTAATGCAGTTAAGATTTCTACACCTGGTAAGAAACAAGTGTGGAGAATAACTAATAATGAGAAGAATAATAAATCCGAAGGTGATTACGTTACACTTTGGAATGAGAACCCTAGAGAACACTCATCTCTATATATGTTCCACCCTCAATATACATATATCAATAAGACCGTTGAGGATTTCCAAGCTGAGCCATTACTACATGATATATTTGAAGATGGTAAGCAGATTTATACAAGTCCTAGTGTGCAGGATATCAGAGATTACTGTGCCAAGAATCTAGATTCGCTGTGGGATGAGTATAAGCGTATTTTGAATCCTCAAGTATATCCAGTCGACTTGTCATCTAAGCTTTACAGTCATAAAATGAAATATATTGAAAAGATTAGAAATGATGTAAATAACATTAGAATAGGTGACTAA
- a CDS encoding WecB/TagA/CpsF family glycosyltransferase yields MHKNRINILGTEFDNFTEKQFQKYLSDDMDARSNKFIVTANPEMVLSAQKNPKFSKVINSADYVIPDGIGIIKGAKTLGTPMHERITGFDTLMYLIKTANRKQLKVYLLGAKEEVIKASAKRIEREYPQIDLVGYHDGYFKDNQIVIDEIVQKKPNVILVALGYPKQEFFIDEYRKNIDAIWIGVGGSFDVFSGTKKRAPGIFQKLNLEWLYRLIKEPTRIGRMLAIPKYMRLIKKEKKNAEN; encoded by the coding sequence ATGCACAAGAATAGAATAAATATTTTGGGTACAGAGTTTGACAACTTCACTGAAAAACAATTTCAAAAGTACTTAAGTGATGACATGGATGCCAGATCTAACAAATTCATCGTTACCGCTAATCCAGAAATGGTCCTTTCAGCTCAAAAAAATCCCAAATTTTCAAAAGTGATCAATAGTGCTGATTATGTTATTCCAGATGGCATCGGAATAATTAAGGGCGCAAAAACATTAGGAACACCTATGCATGAGCGTATCACTGGATTTGATACTTTGATGTATTTAATTAAAACAGCTAATCGTAAGCAACTGAAAGTTTATTTACTCGGCGCAAAAGAAGAAGTCATAAAGGCTAGTGCCAAACGTATCGAAAGAGAATATCCACAAATAGACTTGGTAGGATATCACGATGGATATTTCAAAGATAATCAAATTGTCATTGATGAAATCGTTCAAAAGAAACCAAATGTTATCTTGGTTGCTCTTGGATATCCTAAACAAGAATTCTTTATCGATGAGTATCGCAAGAATATCGATGCCATCTGGATCGGTGTTGGTGGAAGCTTTGACGTTTTCTCTGGAACGAAGAAACGTGCACCTGGTATCTTTCAAAAACTAAATTTGGAATGGTTATATCGATTGATCAAAGAACCAACAAGAATCGGACGTATGTTAGCAATTCCCAAGTACATGAGATTAATAAAGAAAGAAAAAAAGAACGCGGAAAATTAA
- the nadE gene encoding ammonia-dependent NAD(+) synthetase: MRPLQKEIIAYEGTKPVIDVDEEIRRSVDFLKNYLLKNKGLKSLVLGISGGQDSTLAGRLSQIAMTELRDETGDSDYKFIAVRLPYGEQADESDAMQAIEWMQADVVSRVNIKASVDALVRAVEENNYNITDFNKGNIKARTRMIAQYAIAGDNKGVVVGTDHAAENITGFFTKFGDGAADITPLFRLDKRQGRALLERLNAPKNLYEKTPTADLEEDRPSLPDELALGVSYTDIDNYLEGKDIPEKSAEIIENWYKKTAHKRRNPYTVFDK, translated from the coding sequence ATGAGACCACTTCAAAAGGAAATTATTGCATACGAAGGAACTAAGCCTGTAATTGATGTTGACGAAGAAATCCGTCGCTCAGTCGACTTTTTAAAGAATTATTTATTAAAAAACAAAGGATTAAAATCTCTAGTATTAGGTATTTCCGGAGGACAAGATTCAACCTTGGCTGGACGTTTATCACAGATTGCTATGACAGAACTCCGTGATGAAACAGGAGATAGCGATTACAAGTTTATAGCAGTCAGACTTCCTTATGGTGAACAAGCTGATGAGTCAGATGCGATGCAAGCTATCGAGTGGATGCAAGCAGATGTTGTCTCACGAGTTAATATCAAAGCTAGCGTTGATGCTTTAGTGCGAGCTGTTGAAGAGAATAATTATAATATTACAGATTTTAACAAGGGTAATATCAAAGCCCGTACGAGAATGATTGCACAATATGCAATTGCAGGTGATAATAAGGGTGTAGTGGTTGGAACTGATCATGCAGCTGAAAATATCACTGGATTCTTTACTAAATTTGGTGACGGTGCTGCTGATATTACACCGTTATTTCGTCTAGATAAACGTCAAGGACGTGCTTTGTTAGAGAGACTAAATGCTCCAAAGAACCTTTATGAGAAGACACCAACGGCTGATCTTGAAGAGGACCGTCCAAGCCTTCCTGATGAATTAGCTCTTGGTGTTTCTTATACAGATATCGATAATTATCTTGAAGGAAAAGATATTCCTGAAAAGAGTGCAGAGATCATTGAGAATTGGTATAAGAAAACTGCACATAAGCGTAGAAATCCCTATACAGTATTTGATAAGTAA
- a CDS encoding glycosyltransferase family 4 protein → MRVLHINAGNEDGGARTYIVNLMKGQQVTHTESSLLTFEDGPVAKMARENGLKVAVMPQKQRFDLSILKPLVTYINNNQIDIVHTHGPRANYIVSMIHKKINAKWAITVHSDPRIDFSGLKGKVMLNLNLHALKKADFLFYMNPDLKLYFEKLKIPDNKLFEVFNAIDFSHSNPLPIKHLTFSILEVARLVEVKNHELLLNALSKVKFNYRLTLVGDGPRMSELQKMSKDLGIDDKVDFVGFKEHTGDYYEDCDISVLTSRSESLPTVYLESAYYGRPVIATNVGATNKIINNETGWLIDSENEEQLIDALYDAYTNWKNDTLNQLGLALYQESRENYSIEKLAELVDQGYKQI, encoded by the coding sequence ATGAGGGTTTTACATATTAATGCTGGTAATGAAGACGGCGGAGCTAGAACTTATATTGTTAATTTAATGAAAGGTCAACAAGTGACCCATACAGAGTCTAGCTTGCTTACTTTCGAAGATGGGCCTGTTGCCAAGATGGCACGTGAAAATGGCTTGAAGGTGGCTGTAATGCCACAGAAGCAACGTTTTGATTTATCAATACTAAAACCGCTAGTTACATATATTAATAACAACCAAATCGACATTGTTCACACCCACGGTCCTCGTGCCAATTATATTGTTTCGATGATCCACAAAAAAATCAACGCTAAGTGGGCTATTACGGTTCACTCAGATCCAAGAATCGATTTTTCAGGCTTGAAAGGTAAGGTCATGCTTAACTTGAATCTTCACGCTTTGAAAAAAGCTGACTTTTTATTCTACATGAATCCAGATTTGAAGCTATACTTTGAAAAGTTGAAGATCCCAGACAATAAGTTATTTGAAGTATTTAATGCTATTGATTTTTCTCATTCTAATCCACTACCAATCAAACATCTGACATTTTCCATTTTGGAAGTCGCACGTTTGGTTGAAGTTAAGAATCATGAATTGTTGTTAAATGCTCTGAGTAAGGTGAAGTTCAATTACAGGCTTACTTTGGTTGGTGATGGTCCAAGGATGTCTGAATTACAGAAAATGTCTAAGGACTTAGGAATTGACGACAAAGTGGATTTTGTCGGTTTCAAAGAACACACTGGCGATTATTATGAAGACTGTGATATTTCAGTTTTGACTTCTAGATCTGAGAGTTTACCAACTGTTTATCTAGAGTCAGCCTATTATGGTCGTCCAGTTATTGCTACAAATGTTGGTGCTACTAATAAGATCATCAACAATGAAACTGGCTGGTTGATCGATTCTGAGAATGAAGAACAACTTATAGATGCATTGTATGATGCATATACAAATTGGAAAAACGACACATTGAATCAATTAGGATTGGCGCTGTATCAAGAGAGTCGTGAGAACTATTCGATTGAGAAATTAGCCGAATTGGTAGACCAAGGATACAAGCAAATTTAG